A section of the Metabacillus endolithicus genome encodes:
- a CDS encoding PAS domain S-box protein, translating to MEHTLSITISSDHKKMLHEIVNCTKMKENEILQKLVEDYYSSISGSVGSPKSKLTSKPVIIDGFDIGDEVSDGIIVIDNKGIVLRINKAYSKITEIHEKNIVGKHVQTFVDQKYFSNSASLLVLKEKRKVSILSTVTANKKRFY from the coding sequence ATGGAACATACGCTTTCCATCACAATCAGTTCTGATCATAAAAAGATGCTCCATGAAATCGTTAATTGTACAAAAATGAAGGAAAATGAAATTTTACAAAAGCTAGTGGAAGATTATTATTCTAGTATTAGTGGAAGCGTTGGCTCACCTAAATCAAAGCTAACATCTAAGCCTGTTATTATCGATGGCTTTGACATCGGTGATGAAGTATCAGATGGAATTATCGTGATTGATAACAAAGGAATTGTTCTTCGCATTAACAAAGCCTACTCAAAAATAACAGAAATACACGAGAAAAACATCGTTGGAAAACATGTTCAAACATTTGTTGATCAAAAGTACTTTAGCAACTCTGCCTCATTATTAGTATTAAAAGAGAAAAGAAAGGTGTCTATTTTATCAACCGTTACGGCTAATAAAAAAAGGTTTTATTAA
- a CDS encoding MFS transporter — protein MSTMNGYEIIAKSKFSKFHLYMFLLFFIIMSFDGYDMVIYGATLPVLFEALKMDPAQAGLIGSCALIGAAVGALFFGFMADKIGRKKVIIICTILFSVGSILSGLSSTIYTFGFFRFVAGLGVGGVMPNVVALTTEYSPRKNRAIMVAAIFSGMQVGGILAAGMTMWLLGEVGWRVLYFIGGAPLFIVPLLLKSLPESANSLVKGNKIDELKRILNKLDPTLILPKDVTFEGNDEEKKSSIKSLFSENRTLSTIFIWVVFFMNMYMIFGLGTWLPQLMINAGFGLGSGLLFLLTLNLGALFGSNIAGVVADKIGYKPTLVGLYLIAFLSILLLSITTNFYAVIILVALAGIGFYGGQNVGNAYVSLFYPPSMRSTGMGFAFGLGRLGAIFGPVIAGFIVSWGMAIQVNFLALAIPGLIAAVSVLMIQEKHSYLSQANDVQNLGDDGIKAI, from the coding sequence ATGTCCACGATGAATGGTTATGAAATCATTGCTAAAAGTAAATTTAGTAAATTTCATCTTTATATGTTTCTCTTATTTTTCATCATAATGTCTTTTGATGGATATGATATGGTCATATATGGTGCGACTCTGCCAGTCCTATTCGAAGCATTAAAAATGGATCCGGCACAAGCTGGGTTAATTGGTAGCTGTGCACTTATAGGTGCCGCCGTTGGAGCCTTATTCTTTGGCTTCATGGCAGATAAAATCGGCCGAAAAAAAGTAATTATCATCTGTACCATTCTTTTTAGTGTTGGAAGTATTTTATCTGGTTTATCAAGTACAATCTATACATTTGGTTTCTTTCGATTTGTTGCCGGCTTAGGGGTAGGCGGAGTTATGCCAAATGTTGTGGCACTAACTACAGAATATTCTCCACGAAAAAACAGAGCGATTATGGTGGCAGCTATTTTCTCGGGTATGCAGGTAGGTGGAATACTGGCAGCCGGAATGACGATGTGGCTATTAGGTGAAGTAGGTTGGCGGGTTTTATACTTTATTGGAGGCGCCCCATTATTTATTGTTCCTCTCTTACTCAAATCATTACCAGAATCAGCAAATAGTTTAGTTAAAGGTAATAAAATAGATGAACTAAAACGTATTTTAAATAAGCTGGATCCCACTTTAATTTTACCAAAGGATGTAACCTTTGAAGGAAATGATGAAGAGAAAAAATCTTCTATTAAATCATTATTCAGTGAAAATAGAACACTGAGCACAATTTTTATCTGGGTTGTATTTTTTATGAATATGTATATGATCTTTGGCTTAGGTACTTGGCTGCCTCAATTAATGATCAATGCCGGATTCGGACTTGGTTCAGGTTTGTTGTTCCTACTTACGTTAAATTTAGGAGCTCTTTTTGGTAGCAATATTGCTGGTGTCGTTGCTGATAAAATTGGATACAAACCTACACTAGTAGGATTATATCTCATTGCTTTTCTATCTATCTTGTTATTAAGTATAACGACAAATTTCTACGCTGTTATTATTCTTGTCGCGCTTGCAGGAATTGGATTTTATGGAGGGCAAAACGTTGGAAATGCATATGTTTCTCTATTTTATCCTCCGTCGATGAGATCAACTGGCATGGGATTTGCCTTTGGTCTAGGAAGATTAGGTGCCATCTTCGGCCCTGTTATCGCGGGATTTATCGTTTCTTGGGGAATGGCTATACAAGTCAACTTTTTAGCTTTAGCTATCCCTGGTCTTATTGCTGCCGTTTCTGTATTAATGATTCAAGAAAAACATAGTTATCTTTCACAAGCAAATGATGTTCAAAATTTAGGAGATGATGGGATAAAAGCTATTTAA
- a CDS encoding 3-hydroxyacyl-CoA dehydrogenase family protein — MERTINILNDVGKHPIRVNKDVPGFVANRLQHALWREAISIVENGIADAKTVDESIKYSFGMRLPVLGPIENADMVGTDLTLAIHHYLLEHLENSTKPSPLLVEMVEKGELGFKSGKGFQQWPKEEIAESKRKLNHYLIDVENKNQSDQKIN, encoded by the coding sequence ATAGAGCGCACGATAAACATTTTAAATGATGTTGGTAAACATCCAATTCGTGTAAATAAAGATGTTCCAGGTTTTGTTGCTAATCGCCTTCAGCATGCCTTATGGCGAGAAGCAATCTCGATTGTTGAAAATGGAATTGCTGATGCAAAAACCGTTGATGAATCGATTAAATATAGCTTTGGCATGAGGCTTCCCGTGCTTGGACCAATTGAAAATGCTGATATGGTTGGGACCGATTTAACCCTAGCCATTCATCACTATCTATTAGAGCATCTCGAAAATTCAACAAAGCCTTCTCCATTATTAGTAGAAATGGTTGAAAAGGGAGAGCTTGGTTTTAAGTCAGGCAAGGGCTTTCAGCAATGGCCAAAGGAAGAAATCGCAGAATCTAAGCGAAAGTTAAATCACTATTTAATAGATGTAGAAAATAAAAATCAATCAGATCAAAAGATAAATTAG
- a CDS encoding SDR family NAD(P)-dependent oxidoreductase, which produces MNQDFVNNLYDIKGKVAIVTGATGALGKAAAWGFAYAGAKVMLTARTQSKLEALYDEMKAQGLECAYQIGDPIIESDVDHVVAATVKEFGGVDILLCAAGMNNPKPILEQPTEEWEAIMDANIKGTWLYCKKVGQVLKEQARGGKVILVSSTRGKLGMKNYTAYNASKAAIDLMAKSLACEWGEYGINVNAIGPTVFRSDLTEWMFTDDTARTKFLTRIPIGRLGEPEDYVGVCNFLASSASNFITGTTIYVDGGYLAG; this is translated from the coding sequence GTGAATCAAGATTTCGTGAACAATCTTTATGATATTAAAGGAAAGGTCGCTATTGTAACTGGTGCAACTGGAGCACTCGGAAAAGCAGCAGCATGGGGCTTTGCTTATGCAGGTGCAAAGGTGATGTTAACAGCAAGAACTCAGTCTAAACTTGAAGCTCTCTATGATGAGATGAAGGCGCAAGGACTAGAATGTGCCTATCAGATAGGAGACCCAATAATAGAAAGTGACGTTGATCATGTTGTTGCTGCAACGGTGAAAGAATTTGGTGGAGTTGATATTTTACTTTGTGCAGCAGGAATGAATAATCCAAAGCCTATCCTAGAACAGCCAACCGAAGAATGGGAAGCAATAATGGATGCCAACATAAAAGGAACATGGCTGTACTGTAAAAAGGTTGGGCAAGTCTTAAAGGAACAAGCTAGAGGTGGAAAGGTCATCCTTGTTTCTTCAACTAGAGGAAAGCTTGGTATGAAAAATTATACCGCCTACAATGCATCAAAGGCAGCGATTGATTTGATGGCAAAATCACTGGCTTGTGAGTGGGGTGAATATGGAATTAATGTAAATGCCATCGGTCCAACTGTATTCCGTTCAGATCTAACAGAATGGATGTTTACGGATGACACAGCACGAACAAAGTTCTTAACACGAATTCCAATTGGTAGATTAGGAGAACCAGAAGACTATGTGGGTGTTTGTAATTTCTTAGCTTCATCTGCTAGTAACTTTATAACAGGAACTACCATTTATGTGGATGGGGGATACTTGGCTGGTTAA
- a CDS encoding sigma-54 interaction domain-containing protein codes for MRDLTELIRLKEQLEEKEKENIRYYEALKYFNENKNKTDFIGQSPAIFQIKSLIEQVSQTDATVLITGETGVGKEVIASEVYKNSSRKDQPFIKVNCAAIPESLLESELFGYERGAFTGAQQKEKLGLFELANRGTLLLDEIGEMPIKLQSKLLRCLQEKEITRVGGTRPIKIDVRVIAATNQNILKQIKEGLFREDLYYRLNVIPIKIPPLRDRKDDIYLLLHYFLEKFNKRYNKQKKIDPETADFLTTYHWPGNVRELENTIERLVIISENQYINVDQVILTLGDESTSNKLSQHSTFSLKEAVEKVEKELIYNALKKHGSTHKAAKVLGVTQPTVVRKAKTLGITEW; via the coding sequence ATGAGAGATTTAACCGAGCTCATACGATTAAAAGAACAACTTGAAGAAAAGGAAAAGGAAAATATTCGATATTATGAAGCTCTAAAATACTTTAACGAAAACAAAAACAAAACCGATTTTATTGGTCAATCTCCCGCGATTTTCCAGATTAAAAGCTTAATTGAACAGGTTTCACAAACAGATGCAACAGTTTTAATTACAGGAGAAACTGGAGTAGGAAAAGAAGTCATTGCAAGTGAGGTTTATAAAAATAGCTCCCGAAAAGATCAGCCTTTTATTAAAGTGAATTGTGCAGCTATTCCTGAATCACTACTAGAATCTGAATTATTTGGGTATGAAAGGGGTGCGTTTACAGGAGCACAACAAAAGGAAAAGTTAGGATTGTTTGAATTAGCAAATAGAGGGACCCTTTTATTAGATGAAATCGGAGAAATGCCAATAAAGCTGCAATCAAAGCTACTACGCTGTCTTCAAGAAAAAGAAATAACTAGAGTAGGAGGCACTCGTCCAATCAAAATTGATGTACGGGTCATCGCAGCAACTAATCAAAACATCTTAAAGCAAATAAAAGAAGGATTATTTAGAGAAGATCTTTATTATCGATTGAATGTGATTCCAATAAAAATTCCACCATTAAGAGACAGAAAAGACGATATTTACTTGTTACTTCATTATTTTCTTGAAAAATTTAACAAAAGGTATAATAAACAGAAAAAAATAGACCCAGAGACTGCTGATTTTCTAACAACCTATCATTGGCCAGGAAATGTTAGAGAATTGGAAAATACGATCGAGAGGTTAGTTATCATTAGTGAAAATCAATACATAAACGTTGATCAAGTTATCTTAACATTAGGTGATGAAAGCACTTCAAATAAATTGTCGCAACACTCAACTTTTTCCTTGAAAGAAGCAGTGGAAAAAGTTGAAAAAGAACTTATTTACAATGCACTTAAAAAACACGGTAGTACCCACAAGGCAGCGAAAGTACTAGGAGTGACGCAACCTACAGTCGTGAGAAAGGCAAAAACATTAGGTATAACAGAATGGTAA
- a CDS encoding cyclase family protein: MGKKVLVDLSHPFHADIPVWPYFAKPKIDTMHNLSKSGVLTQKIDVVMHCGTHADAPRHVMEYEFDGSRARYTHEMPLDAYYGDAVCLDIQVERWGLIKASHLDDACKRANIKPEELKNMVVCLRTGMHLKFDESKEYYHYSCGTGREAGEWFEKYQPKCVAMDMQALDHPLHTTMGKNGGSLAMDLDGYSGRTITEEYIEQFGIEAFAEFNKKTYIETFGSEKYMQTFGKLEEHGLEGTWEPCHKLMLGNGIVGIENLGGDLDKVVGKRFKFMAFPIRWWLGDGSMVRCVAEIDEDDVNDAPERVYPFGAF, from the coding sequence GTGGGTAAAAAAGTATTAGTTGATTTAAGTCATCCTTTTCATGCAGATATTCCGGTATGGCCGTATTTTGCCAAGCCTAAAATTGACACGATGCATAACCTTTCGAAAAGTGGGGTTCTTACTCAAAAAATAGATGTTGTGATGCATTGCGGTACCCATGCAGATGCTCCGCGTCATGTAATGGAATACGAGTTTGACGGCAGTCGAGCACGTTATACCCATGAAATGCCTTTGGATGCTTATTATGGCGATGCCGTTTGTCTTGATATTCAGGTGGAGCGTTGGGGCCTGATCAAAGCATCACATCTTGATGATGCATGCAAACGAGCAAACATTAAACCAGAAGAACTTAAGAACATGGTTGTTTGCTTACGAACAGGTATGCACCTAAAGTTTGATGAAAGCAAGGAATACTATCATTATTCCTGTGGTACGGGAAGAGAAGCTGGAGAATGGTTCGAAAAATATCAGCCAAAATGTGTCGCGATGGATATGCAAGCTCTTGATCATCCACTTCATACAACAATGGGCAAAAATGGAGGATCACTTGCTATGGATCTTGATGGTTATTCTGGTAGAACCATTACAGAAGAATACATTGAGCAGTTTGGAATTGAGGCTTTTGCCGAATTTAACAAAAAAACGTACATCGAAACATTTGGATCAGAAAAATATATGCAAACCTTCGGGAAGCTTGAAGAACATGGCTTAGAAGGAACTTGGGAGCCGTGTCATAAACTCATGTTAGGAAACGGAATCGTAGGAATTGAAAATCTCGGTGGAGATCTTGATAAAGTTGTAGGCAAACGCTTTAAGTTTATGGCTTTCCCAATTCGTTGGTGGTTAGGCGATGGTTCAATGGTTCGTTGTGTGGCAGAAATTGATGAAGATGATGTAAATGATGCTCCAGAGCGTGTTTATCCATTCGGAGCGTTTTAA
- a CDS encoding amidohydrolase family protein: MKKIDFENHFYDKSFIDVLTKRQQPPLYDPTTQVLTWSEGITMPQNVLLPQLLEVAEKRSMLMKEHGIDMAVLSSSPGLEQLEIEDSIFLCQKANDTLAEIIKKYPTQYLGSAVLPVKDPVAACNELERCVKEYGFVCWHTHSNYGETSPDEELYRPIFRKAVELGVYVYLHPQLPNGGRTDGYGFTVAGPGLGFTLDTMVTITKMIVSGLFDELPDLKVVLGHLGEGIPFLLERMDNRLNFLPNPQIKCKEEASYYFKNNIMVTTSGNMCKEAFACTKNVLGIDSILFGSDYPYESLPDMMEFLANVPLTDVEKEKLYYQNAVDKLGINI; the protein is encoded by the coding sequence ATGAAAAAAATAGATTTTGAAAATCATTTTTATGATAAAAGCTTTATTGATGTTTTAACAAAAAGACAACAGCCACCTCTCTATGATCCAACAACCCAGGTTCTTACTTGGTCGGAAGGAATTACGATGCCTCAAAATGTCCTTTTACCTCAGCTATTAGAAGTAGCAGAAAAGCGTAGTATGCTGATGAAAGAACATGGTATCGATATGGCTGTATTAAGCAGCTCGCCAGGTCTGGAGCAGCTTGAAATTGAAGACAGCATCTTTCTGTGTCAGAAGGCAAACGACACTTTAGCAGAAATAATCAAAAAATATCCAACACAATACTTAGGAAGCGCCGTTCTACCTGTAAAAGATCCTGTAGCGGCCTGTAATGAATTAGAAAGATGTGTGAAAGAATATGGATTTGTGTGCTGGCACACCCATTCTAATTATGGTGAAACGTCTCCTGATGAAGAGCTGTACCGACCAATTTTCAGAAAAGCAGTGGAACTTGGTGTTTATGTATATTTACATCCGCAGCTTCCAAATGGAGGAAGAACAGATGGCTATGGCTTTACCGTAGCTGGACCTGGTCTTGGATTTACATTAGATACGATGGTTACCATTACGAAAATGATTGTTTCAGGTCTTTTTGACGAGTTACCAGATTTAAAGGTAGTTCTTGGTCACCTTGGCGAAGGAATTCCTTTTTTACTAGAACGTATGGATAATCGATTGAATTTCCTCCCTAACCCGCAAATTAAATGCAAGGAAGAAGCTAGTTATTATTTTAAAAATAATATTATGGTAACAACTAGTGGGAATATGTGTAAAGAAGCTTTTGCTTGCACAAAGAATGTTCTGGGGATAGACAGCATCCTTTTTGGTAGTGATTATCCATATGAATCTCTTCCAGATATGATGGAGTTTTTAGCGAATGTTCCACTTACAGATGTAGAAAAAGAAAAACTTTACTATCAAAATGCCGTTGATAAATTGGGGATTAACATCTAG
- a CDS encoding sodium:solute symporter family protein, with protein sequence MNYTVLAVVLLYEIISVVGIGIYLARVSKKGQDSFLLSNRDLPTAIVGVTLALTVLGSAHVFGLMEMAWNIGMASMWFSFAHVALICVICLGTGRWVRRLHISTVPELIELLLGKRLRIAVACVMAGSIFGLLSMETQTIGIAFSAMTGWSIHQGMVLGAVLGILYVIIAGMKEIGWVNLVNTIVMYLGVIVAAIYLTFALPGEGWKEVSDFHTLSQGQEFMVNIMGNPSIWLTFALANMIAVPFAQGISQMALQTAMSAKSEKVVKKTLWIAAPINGMFGVFAVLVGLAAKSIPEFAAYGPKMGGPMLLVTLLPDWLVAWLLASFLGALLSTFAMNAMAPATIFVKDIYERLYEPHLSEERTTKFARIMIVILGIVSVAVAFTLPQIINGVTWLFGWLVPVFWVVIYALFWKRSTKAAGITLAITWVINLLWSFSPLPTILHLQFLQNAVVTFILAIVLGAALHYFMEGKPGFFRMEKEKQEHERQKLNEQTA encoded by the coding sequence ATGAATTATACAGTGTTAGCTGTTGTTCTTTTGTATGAAATCATTTCGGTAGTTGGAATTGGGATCTATTTAGCTCGTGTTTCTAAGAAAGGACAGGACTCCTTTTTATTATCAAACCGAGATTTGCCAACCGCAATCGTCGGGGTAACGCTTGCTTTAACTGTTTTAGGTTCAGCTCATGTATTTGGATTGATGGAGATGGCGTGGAATATCGGAATGGCGAGTATGTGGTTTTCGTTTGCTCATGTTGCATTAATTTGTGTAATTTGTTTAGGTACGGGAAGATGGGTAAGAAGATTGCACATTTCTACTGTCCCTGAGCTAATTGAATTGCTCCTGGGAAAAAGATTGAGAATTGCCGTAGCCTGTGTGATGGCTGGCTCTATTTTCGGATTGCTTTCAATGGAAACACAAACGATCGGAATTGCTTTTTCAGCGATGACAGGCTGGTCGATCCATCAAGGGATGGTATTAGGAGCTGTACTAGGGATTTTATATGTCATTATTGCTGGGATGAAGGAAATTGGCTGGGTTAATTTAGTTAACACAATTGTGATGTATTTGGGTGTGATTGTTGCAGCAATCTATCTCACCTTTGCTTTACCGGGAGAAGGGTGGAAGGAAGTTTCCGACTTTCATACCTTAAGTCAAGGTCAAGAATTTATGGTGAATATAATGGGTAATCCATCTATATGGCTTACTTTTGCATTAGCAAATATGATAGCGGTTCCATTCGCTCAAGGCATCAGTCAAATGGCTTTGCAAACAGCGATGTCGGCTAAAAGTGAGAAAGTAGTAAAAAAGACGTTATGGATTGCTGCACCGATTAATGGTATGTTTGGAGTGTTTGCTGTTCTTGTCGGCTTAGCAGCAAAATCGATTCCAGAATTTGCAGCGTATGGCCCCAAGATGGGTGGACCGATGCTTTTAGTTACGTTATTACCCGATTGGTTAGTAGCTTGGTTGTTAGCTAGCTTCCTTGGTGCGTTACTCTCTACGTTTGCTATGAATGCAATGGCACCAGCCACAATTTTTGTGAAGGATATTTATGAAAGATTATATGAACCTCATTTAAGTGAGGAAAGGACGACAAAGTTCGCTCGTATCATGATTGTGATTTTAGGGATCGTATCTGTTGCTGTTGCCTTTACATTGCCGCAAATCATTAATGGTGTAACATGGTTGTTTGGTTGGCTTGTTCCTGTATTTTGGGTGGTTATTTATGCTTTATTTTGGAAAAGAAGTACAAAAGCTGCCGGGATAACCCTAGCAATTACATGGGTTATCAATCTCTTATGGTCTTTTTCTCCTCTACCAACAATTCTTCACCTGCAATTTTTGCAAAATGCTGTTGTAACATTCATTTTAGCTATTGTTTTGGGAGCTGCTCTTCATTATTTTATGGAAGGAAAGCCTGGTTTTTTTAGAATGGAGAAAGAAAAGCAAGAACATGAGCGTCAAAAGCTGAATGAGCAAACTGCCTAA
- a CDS encoding DUF6063 family protein: protein MNYSESKVMQAFELYTVLARDGQADTECLSLYIADDDIRGLVDGFAHRVDCVMIIAGEKLYMIPKTKLSPFHVNNDYIKKTYLKSTATNADIYLLYFTSIILFGAFYDSYQTLEPTRDFMNIDDWARHVNERISVLMEHDEEQLRAREQEFSYNWKSIIEKWEDMNDIKETAKKQSGNTISRLSFMDTAKRFLVDQELIKEIGNNEIILTEKAKTIVQRFFMEVEYNKGILEFIYKWEEEAEDAID, encoded by the coding sequence ATGAATTATAGTGAAAGCAAAGTGATGCAGGCCTTTGAACTTTATACTGTTTTAGCACGAGATGGACAGGCTGATACTGAATGCTTGTCTTTATATATCGCCGATGATGATATTCGTGGTTTAGTAGATGGATTTGCTCATCGTGTTGATTGTGTCATGATCATAGCAGGAGAAAAGTTGTACATGATTCCTAAAACAAAGCTATCTCCCTTTCATGTGAACAATGATTACATTAAAAAAACGTATTTGAAGTCAACCGCGACAAATGCAGATATTTATTTACTTTATTTTACATCAATTATTCTATTTGGTGCATTTTATGATAGCTATCAAACGCTAGAGCCAACGAGAGATTTCATGAACATTGATGACTGGGCCCGACATGTAAACGAACGAATCAGTGTTTTAATGGAACATGATGAGGAACAGCTTCGTGCTAGAGAACAAGAGTTTTCATACAACTGGAAAAGTATTATTGAAAAATGGGAAGACATGAATGACATTAAAGAAACGGCGAAAAAGCAGAGTGGTAATACGATTAGTCGTTTAAGTTTTATGGATACGGCCAAACGATTTTTAGTGGATCAAGAATTAATTAAGGAAATTGGAAATAATGAGATCATTTTGACGGAAAAAGCGAAAACAATTGTACAGCGCTTTTTTATGGAAGTGGAATATAACAAAGGAATACTGGAGTTTATCTATAAATGGGAGGAGGAAGCTGAAGATGCCATCGATTAG
- a CDS encoding cupin domain-containing protein translates to MKAVKFSEVNPYKAPLHFDCSTLKLHGTEETGATKFWMGMTHFLPNGGADYAYEDSPTEKIYVVLEGEVVIETKTERVVLKKYDSIFIPPFEGRSIINETNEPATMLVVVNY, encoded by the coding sequence ATGAAAGCGGTTAAATTCAGCGAAGTAAATCCATATAAAGCACCCTTACATTTTGATTGTTCCACTTTAAAGCTACACGGCACGGAAGAAACGGGAGCTACAAAGTTTTGGATGGGAATGACTCATTTTCTTCCTAATGGTGGAGCTGACTATGCTTATGAAGATTCACCAACCGAGAAAATCTATGTGGTGTTAGAAGGAGAGGTTGTTATCGAAACAAAGACGGAAAGAGTGGTCTTAAAAAAATATGATAGCATCTTTATCCCGCCATTTGAAGGTAGATCGATTATTAACGAGACAAATGAACCAGCCACAATGTTGGTTGTTGTTAATTACTAA
- a CDS encoding aspartate/glutamate racemase family protein, translated as MKTIGILGGMGPFATVDLFQKIVINTPACIDQEHPKIIIYNNPTIPPRIFHTTEENSPLSDLIQTAIVLEQTGADFIIMPCHTAHIWYEQIKNAISIPFYSLIDETVKAMKEEYHSSKNKKALLLATSHTISSKLYQNAFSNSDFELLIPNRREQIIVDSTIKAAKKGMINTHSVAELNFVINSYYNQGVSLLMGCTEIPLMFSYFTTEMKMIDPTLLLAKFAINQALE; from the coding sequence ATGAAAACAATTGGTATACTCGGAGGAATGGGGCCATTTGCAACAGTTGACTTATTTCAAAAGATTGTCATAAACACCCCTGCATGTATTGATCAGGAACATCCCAAAATCATTATCTACAATAATCCTACAATTCCTCCACGTATCTTTCATACAACAGAAGAGAATTCCCCATTATCTGATTTAATTCAAACTGCAATAGTGCTAGAGCAAACAGGTGCCGATTTTATCATTATGCCTTGCCATACAGCTCACATTTGGTATGAACAAATTAAAAATGCTATCAGTATACCTTTTTACAGCTTAATTGATGAAACGGTAAAAGCAATGAAAGAAGAATATCATTCTTCGAAGAATAAAAAAGCCTTACTTCTTGCAACTTCACATACCATTTCTTCTAAGTTGTATCAAAATGCCTTTTCTAACTCTGATTTTGAATTGCTTATACCAAACAGGAGAGAACAAATTATCGTGGATTCAACGATTAAAGCGGCAAAAAAAGGAATGATTAATACGCATTCGGTTGCTGAGCTCAACTTTGTTATTAACTCCTATTATAATCAAGGAGTTTCTTTATTGATGGGCTGCACGGAAATCCCGCTTATGTTTTCTTATTTCACTACAGAAATGAAGATGATTGATCCAACCTTGCTGCTAGCGAAATTTGCAATAAATCAAGCGCTAGAATAA
- a CDS encoding 3-keto-5-aminohexanoate cleavage protein encodes MGEFDSKVILTVAPTVLWPTKKETPYVPLQPEEIADEVYACYQAGASIAHIHVRDDEGNASMSFEKFKETVKLIRERCDIVLNLTTSGGIGLTDDVRIKPFVELKPEMASFDCGSMNWQHSTVFENSPKFLEKLGQTMQEHEVKPEIEIFDAGMVYNALYYLKKGILKAPLHFQFVLGAAGGMAATVENLVFLKSLIPEGSTWSAFGIGKGHLPILYATLALGGHLRVGMEDNIFFAKGQLAKSNVEFVERTKRTVAEIGMEIATPDEARSMLGLKVPSNMNQ; translated from the coding sequence TTGGGAGAGTTTGATTCAAAAGTCATTTTAACCGTAGCACCTACTGTACTTTGGCCAACAAAAAAAGAAACACCGTATGTTCCCCTGCAGCCTGAGGAAATCGCGGATGAAGTTTATGCTTGTTATCAAGCAGGAGCCTCCATTGCTCATATTCATGTCAGGGACGATGAAGGAAACGCCTCGATGAGCTTTGAAAAGTTTAAAGAAACAGTGAAACTAATACGTGAACGTTGTGATATCGTGCTGAATTTGACCACATCTGGTGGAATCGGATTGACTGACGATGTGCGAATAAAGCCATTTGTTGAGTTAAAACCTGAAATGGCCTCGTTTGATTGCGGATCAATGAATTGGCAGCACTCAACTGTATTTGAAAATAGCCCTAAGTTTTTAGAAAAACTCGGGCAAACCATGCAAGAACATGAGGTAAAGCCGGAAATTGAAATTTTTGATGCAGGAATGGTTTATAATGCCCTCTATTATTTGAAAAAAGGAATTTTAAAGGCACCACTACATTTTCAATTTGTATTAGGTGCTGCTGGTGGAATGGCGGCAACAGTTGAGAATCTAGTGTTCTTAAAAAGCTTAATTCCTGAAGGATCAACGTGGAGCGCGTTTGGAATTGGGAAGGGACATTTACCAATTCTTTATGCAACATTAGCATTAGGAGGACACTTACGCGTTGGTATGGAGGATAATATCTTTTTTGCTAAAGGGCAATTAGCAAAATCGAATGTAGAGTTTGTAGAAAGAACAAAAAGAACAGTAGCTGAAATTGGAATGGAAATTGCTACTCCAGATGAAGCAAGGAGTATGTTAGGTCTAAAGGTACCATCAAATATGAACCAATAA